One Cellulomonas soli DNA window includes the following coding sequences:
- a CDS encoding HNH endonuclease, with the protein MATVVHAADVAYAESDYLELTVNGARRQWLDIVARRPLPPGARQVAFVPVETLLCLAGMYVVDHSRFGSGSANRAPEPVQQLARLFRRPPTSILAKMANLDGTRSHGAKNDLVAGARLRSDPSRMAHAYRTVLAAARSAGVGPDVLPDFLGVEHGGAIELLGQDELGGSAVESALESELQAWLRKSDLPEVTTERLMWASVRVGQHRFATSVLANCGRECVFCGFTLTDSGPSLLRASHIKPWRNSDHRERLDIANGLAACPTHDSAFDVGLITVDEDLAVRRSRRLENAMVHNQAVRRAFEPGMLRASIAAPRRAVAPGRPFIDWHREHVFTP; encoded by the coding sequence GTGGCGACGGTGGTGCATGCTGCCGACGTGGCCTACGCCGAGAGCGATTACCTCGAACTCACGGTCAACGGTGCCCGTCGGCAGTGGCTCGATATCGTCGCACGCAGGCCGCTTCCACCGGGCGCGCGGCAGGTCGCGTTCGTACCCGTCGAGACGTTGCTGTGCCTTGCCGGCATGTACGTCGTCGACCACTCCCGATTCGGCAGTGGTTCCGCGAACCGGGCACCCGAGCCGGTGCAACAGTTGGCCCGCCTGTTCCGGCGCCCGCCGACCAGCATCCTCGCGAAGATGGCAAACCTTGATGGGACTCGTTCGCACGGCGCGAAGAACGACTTGGTGGCGGGAGCGAGACTCCGATCGGACCCCTCGCGCATGGCTCACGCTTACCGAACCGTGCTGGCTGCTGCGCGGTCCGCAGGCGTGGGACCTGACGTCCTACCCGACTTCCTCGGTGTCGAGCATGGTGGGGCGATTGAGCTCCTGGGCCAGGACGAACTCGGCGGCAGCGCAGTGGAGTCGGCGCTCGAAAGCGAACTGCAAGCGTGGCTTCGCAAGTCCGATCTGCCAGAGGTGACGACCGAGCGACTGATGTGGGCCTCGGTGCGCGTCGGTCAGCACCGGTTCGCTACTTCGGTCCTGGCGAACTGCGGTCGCGAGTGCGTGTTCTGCGGCTTCACCCTGACCGACTCCGGGCCCAGCCTGCTCCGGGCGTCGCACATCAAACCTTGGCGCAACTCGGACCATCGCGAGCGTCTCGACATCGCCAACGGCTTGGCCGCCTGCCCGACTCACGACTCTGCTTTCGACGTCGGCCTGATCACGGTTGACGAGGACCTCGCGGTGCGGCGATCGCGGAGGCTCGAGAACGCGATGGTCCACAACCAGGCGGTCCGACGAGCGTTCGAGCCCGGCATGCTACGAGCGTCGATCGCGGCCCCGCGGCGCGCCGTGGCTCCTGGGCGCCCGTTCATCGACTGGCACCGAGAGCACGTCTTCACGCCGTAG
- a CDS encoding VOC family protein: MEHVLGIGGYFLRAADPEALGAWYRDCLGVDADEHGLWTQQAGPTVLATFEPETDYFGSRTQQSMLNFRVRDLDAMLAQLRAHGADVAAQTQDMEGVGRFGWVTDPEGNRIEFWQPL, from the coding sequence ATGGAGCACGTGCTGGGGATCGGTGGGTACTTCCTGCGGGCCGCCGACCCGGAGGCGCTCGGGGCGTGGTACCGCGACTGCCTGGGCGTGGACGCCGACGAGCACGGCCTGTGGACCCAGCAGGCCGGGCCGACCGTGCTCGCGACGTTCGAGCCCGAGACCGACTACTTCGGGTCGCGCACCCAGCAGTCGATGCTGAACTTCCGGGTCCGCGACCTGGACGCGATGCTCGCCCAGCTGCGGGCCCACGGCGCGGACGTGGCGGCGCAGACGCAGGACATGGAGGGTGTCGGGCGGTTCGGCTGGGTGACCGACCCCGAGGGCAACCGCATCGAGTTCTGGCAGCCGCTCTGA
- a CDS encoding TetR/AcrR family transcriptional regulator: MREPMNTTHAHEDVAPTIAPQPADRSRGGARERLVAAATHLFYAEGIHSVGVDRVIAEAGVTRATLYKQFAGKEGLVLAYLEAQDSAIRAIFDDAADAVHREALLDAVLAGIAEDVREHHTRGCPFINAAAEHPDADGPVRRLIARHRDWFRATLEKVAAQAGLTEPDRVAASLVLLRDAALVGGYLDGDELVEPAFLRTARAVIDAHRPASA, from the coding sequence ATGAGGGAACCCATGAACACCACGCACGCGCACGAGGACGTCGCGCCCACGATCGCCCCGCAGCCCGCCGACAGGTCACGGGGAGGGGCCCGCGAGCGGCTGGTCGCAGCCGCCACCCACCTCTTCTACGCCGAGGGCATCCACTCCGTCGGTGTCGACCGCGTGATCGCGGAAGCCGGCGTCACCCGGGCCACCCTGTACAAGCAGTTCGCCGGCAAGGAAGGCCTCGTCCTCGCCTACCTCGAGGCGCAGGACTCCGCGATCCGCGCGATCTTCGACGACGCGGCCGATGCCGTGCACCGGGAGGCCCTGCTCGACGCGGTGCTCGCCGGCATCGCCGAGGACGTCCGCGAGCACCACACCCGCGGATGCCCCTTCATCAACGCGGCCGCCGAGCACCCCGACGCCGACGGACCCGTGCGACGCCTGATCGCCCGGCACCGCGACTGGTTCCGCGCCACCCTGGAGAAGGTCGCCGCACAGGCGGGGCTGACCGAGCCGGACCGGGTCGCGGCCTCCCTCGTCCTCCTGCGGGACGCCGCCCTCGTCGGCGGCTACCTCGACGGCGACGAGCTGGTCGAACCCGCGTTCCTGCGCACGGCCCGCGCCGTCATCGACGCACACCGGCCCGCGTCAGCCTGA
- a CDS encoding LuxR C-terminal-related transcriptional regulator produces MTTSMELLDPTLLLTRREIVILSHLDEYVTLEQIATALFVTRNTVKTQVRSIYRKLGVSTRAEAVAHGRRVGLIAD; encoded by the coding sequence ATGACGACCTCGATGGAACTGCTCGATCCCACGCTGCTGCTCACCCGTCGCGAGATCGTCATCCTGTCCCACCTGGACGAGTACGTGACCCTCGAGCAGATCGCCACCGCGCTGTTCGTCACCCGGAACACGGTGAAGACGCAGGTGCGCAGCATCTACCGCAAGCTCGGCGTCTCGACCCGCGCGGAGGCGGTGGCCCACGGCCGCCGAGTCGGCCTCATCGCCGACTGA
- a CDS encoding Type 1 glutamine amidotransferase-like domain-containing protein — protein MKLLLTSGGVTNPSIHSALVQLLGKPIEESRALVVPTAQWGHPMCGPTSVRGLVAAESAFRHLTGLGWASLGVLELTALPTIGADRWIPWVQEVDVLLVDGGDATYLCHWMRESGLADLLPSLPDTVWVGVSAGSMVMTPRIGSDFVEWPSAPDDRTLGVVDFSIFPHLDAFPTNTLAHAQRWAAEIDGPAYAIDEQTAITVVGDSVEVVSEGQWRAFGA, from the coding sequence GTGAAGCTCCTGCTCACGTCTGGCGGTGTCACGAACCCGAGCATCCACTCCGCGCTCGTGCAGCTCCTCGGCAAGCCGATCGAGGAGTCCCGCGCACTGGTCGTCCCGACCGCGCAGTGGGGCCACCCGATGTGCGGGCCCACATCGGTGCGAGGCCTGGTCGCCGCCGAGTCCGCCTTCCGGCACCTCACCGGCCTGGGATGGGCGTCGCTCGGTGTCCTCGAGCTCACCGCGCTGCCCACCATCGGGGCGGACCGTTGGATCCCGTGGGTGCAGGAGGTCGACGTGCTCCTGGTCGATGGCGGCGACGCCACGTACCTGTGCCACTGGATGCGTGAGTCCGGCCTGGCCGATCTGCTGCCGTCGCTGCCCGACACGGTCTGGGTCGGCGTCAGTGCCGGAAGCATGGTGATGACCCCTCGGATCGGGTCGGACTTCGTCGAGTGGCCGTCTGCGCCGGACGACCGCACCCTGGGCGTCGTCGACTTCTCGATCTTCCCGCACCTGGATGCGTTCCCGACGAACACCTTGGCTCACGCGCAGCGGTGGGCGGCGGAGATCGACGGCCCCGCCTACGCCATCGACGAGCAGACGGCCATCACGGTCGTCGGCGACTCCGTCGAGGTCGTCTCCGAAGGGCAGTGGAGGGCGTTCGGCGCATAG
- a CDS encoding FAD-binding oxidoreductase — MSTELAARVAGPVLTATDPGFAEEVAGFNIAVSHTPDVVVGATSTQDVVEAVRHARARGLPVTVQGTGHGAHLPVTSGVLITTARLDQVELDPVSPAVTVGAGARWAQVIDAAAPYGLAPISGSSPTVGVVGYLLGGGLGPLARSHGFSSDRLEAATVVTGTGEVVEASADGDAELLWALRGGKHGLGIVTRARVRLAQVPALYAGNLGFTEEHIPAVVRGWLDWTRQADDAVTTSAVIMNFPDIEVLPPHLRGQRLLSLHFAYPGGTDDGERLAAPLRALAPVAVDALGPLALADVAAIHADPTDPGPSWMQGAMLGAVDDGLAEAWIAQVGPGTAHPFVGAELRHVGGAAANDVVEGSAVTGRSAQYTATLVGLVPPLFPVMPAAAQGVLGALAPWAVDELNPNFAGAAEAVWPDPTAERLAAVRRRVDPDGLFVPVH; from the coding sequence ATGTCCACCGAGCTCGCCGCACGCGTCGCAGGACCCGTCCTCACCGCCACCGACCCCGGCTTCGCCGAGGAGGTCGCCGGCTTCAACATCGCCGTCTCGCACACCCCCGACGTCGTCGTCGGCGCCACCAGCACCCAGGACGTCGTCGAGGCCGTCCGGCACGCCCGGGCGCGCGGGCTGCCCGTGACCGTGCAGGGCACCGGTCACGGCGCGCACCTGCCCGTCACGTCCGGCGTGCTGATCACGACCGCACGGCTCGACCAGGTCGAGCTCGACCCCGTGTCGCCCGCCGTCACCGTCGGTGCGGGCGCGCGCTGGGCGCAGGTCATCGACGCCGCCGCACCGTACGGCCTGGCCCCGATCTCCGGTTCGTCGCCGACCGTCGGGGTCGTCGGCTACCTGCTCGGCGGAGGTCTCGGCCCGCTCGCGCGCAGCCACGGCTTCAGCTCCGACAGGCTCGAGGCCGCGACGGTCGTCACCGGCACCGGTGAGGTCGTCGAGGCGAGCGCCGACGGGGACGCCGAGCTGCTGTGGGCGCTGCGCGGCGGCAAGCACGGGCTCGGGATCGTCACGCGCGCCCGGGTCCGGCTCGCCCAGGTCCCCGCGCTCTACGCCGGGAACCTCGGGTTCACCGAGGAGCACATCCCGGCTGTCGTCCGTGGCTGGCTCGACTGGACACGGCAGGCCGACGACGCCGTCACGACGAGCGCCGTGATCATGAACTTCCCCGACATCGAGGTGCTGCCGCCGCACCTGCGCGGTCAGCGCCTGCTGTCCCTGCACTTCGCGTACCCGGGCGGGACCGACGACGGCGAGCGGCTGGCTGCCCCGCTGCGGGCGCTGGCTCCCGTCGCGGTCGACGCGCTCGGTCCGCTGGCGCTCGCGGACGTGGCCGCGATCCATGCCGACCCGACCGACCCGGGGCCGAGCTGGATGCAGGGCGCCATGCTCGGTGCGGTCGACGACGGGCTCGCCGAGGCCTGGATCGCGCAGGTCGGGCCGGGGACCGCGCACCCGTTCGTCGGTGCCGAGCTGCGGCACGTCGGTGGCGCGGCCGCGAACGACGTCGTCGAGGGCTCGGCCGTCACCGGCCGGTCCGCGCAGTACACCGCGACGCTCGTCGGGCTCGTCCCGCCGCTGTTCCCGGTGATGCCAGCCGCGGCGCAGGGTGTGCTCGGCGCGCTCGCGCCCTGGGCGGTCGACGAGCTGAACCCGAACTTCGCGGGCGCCGCCGAGGCGGTGTGGCCGGACCCGACGGCCGAGCGGTTGGCGGCCGTGCGTCGCCGGGTCGACCCCGACGGGCTCTTCGTCCCCGTCCACTGA
- a CDS encoding cellulose-binding domain-containing protein, giving the protein MHDRRPRFTWRRRALVAAVSVAVAVGGLTVAAVAATSTRTGCVVDFAVDSRWSSGYTGDATITNTGERVDDWVLTWTFVSGEQITQGWNGSFTAAGADVTWTHPSWAPSLAAGATTSFGFLATHTGTITPPTAVRLNGVACTATGAPAPTATATGTATASPKPTATPTVAPTAAPTATPTATPGPTATPTSTPTSSPAPTAAPAAWDPPAALVSPLAEVWAHQESTYSDLYGFRNYGWDQVVANGGYLNVCVRWDSDQPVSAELRDRIQAKYAEQYQKWFAALQQDGTGWNGWPYPTVQVKVVGWAVRDRSLLQWTDDSVDVYVGDIREDAPQCPEDLGRFFHQDAQYPGGVARHYDQSLWLTSGMEGGAGGDWGQRMGSEYFVGALDSPDVTILLHEIGHTFGLDDFYDWTPTGQTSFIMQAGSSQSITPFDTWMLRDWWRHLRSRYGL; this is encoded by the coding sequence GTGCACGACCGCCGTCCCCGATTCACCTGGCGTCGACGCGCTCTCGTCGCCGCCGTGTCCGTCGCGGTCGCGGTCGGTGGGCTGACCGTGGCGGCCGTCGCGGCGACGTCGACGAGGACGGGCTGCGTGGTCGACTTCGCCGTCGACAGCCGCTGGAGCAGCGGCTACACCGGGGACGCGACGATCACGAACACCGGCGAGCGTGTCGACGACTGGGTCCTGACCTGGACGTTCGTCTCCGGCGAGCAGATCACGCAGGGATGGAACGGCAGCTTCACCGCCGCCGGTGCCGACGTCACGTGGACGCACCCGTCCTGGGCCCCGTCGCTCGCCGCGGGCGCCACGACATCCTTCGGCTTCCTCGCGACGCACACCGGGACGATCACGCCTCCGACGGCCGTGCGGCTCAACGGCGTCGCCTGCACCGCGACGGGCGCACCTGCCCCGACGGCCACGGCGACGGGCACGGCGACGGCCTCCCCGAAGCCCACGGCGACGCCGACCGTCGCGCCGACAGCCGCACCGACCGCGACCCCCACCGCGACTCCCGGACCGACCGCGACACCGACGAGCACCCCGACGTCGAGCCCCGCACCCACCGCCGCACCTGCCGCATGGGACCCGCCCGCCGCACTCGTCTCCCCCCTGGCCGAGGTGTGGGCCCACCAGGAGTCCACGTACTCGGACCTGTACGGGTTCCGGAACTACGGCTGGGACCAGGTCGTCGCGAACGGCGGCTACCTCAACGTCTGCGTGCGCTGGGACTCCGACCAGCCGGTCAGCGCCGAGCTGCGCGACCGGATCCAGGCGAAGTACGCGGAGCAGTACCAGAAGTGGTTCGCCGCCCTCCAGCAGGACGGCACGGGCTGGAACGGCTGGCCCTACCCGACGGTGCAGGTCAAGGTCGTCGGCTGGGCGGTGCGCGACCGCAGCCTGCTGCAGTGGACGGACGACAGCGTCGACGTCTACGTCGGCGACATCCGTGAGGACGCCCCCCAGTGCCCGGAGGACCTGGGTCGGTTCTTCCACCAGGACGCGCAGTACCCCGGCGGCGTCGCCCGCCACTACGACCAGTCGCTGTGGCTCACCTCCGGGATGGAGGGTGGGGCCGGCGGCGACTGGGGCCAGCGCATGGGCAGCGAGTACTTCGTCGGAGCGCTCGACAGCCCCGACGTGACGATTCTGCTGCACGAGATCGGCCACACGTTCGGGCTCGACGACTTCTACGACTGGACGCCGACGGGGCAGACGAGCTTCATCATGCAGGCCGGTTCGTCGCAGTCGATCACGCCCTTCGACACCTGGATGCTGCGCGACTGGTGGCGTCACCTGCGCTCGCGCTACGGGCTCTGA
- a CDS encoding GNAT family N-acetyltransferase, translating to MPMIDCPDGYEFSAERARLDPAWVHAALVEHAYWAVGRSRSTQDTAIDGSRNYGIYVSGSRRQVAYARVVTDGVTFGWLADVLVDPAHRGRGLGRALVTGIVADLDPAGLKRILLKASPEGRALYEKLGWAQVSEPDSWMERRRPSP from the coding sequence ATGCCGATGATCGACTGCCCCGACGGCTACGAGTTCTCCGCCGAGCGCGCGCGCCTGGACCCCGCCTGGGTGCACGCCGCACTGGTCGAGCACGCGTACTGGGCCGTGGGCCGATCCCGGTCGACGCAGGACACCGCGATCGACGGCTCGCGCAACTACGGCATCTACGTCAGCGGCAGCCGCCGGCAGGTGGCCTACGCGCGGGTGGTGACCGACGGCGTCACGTTCGGCTGGTTGGCCGACGTGCTCGTCGACCCGGCGCACCGCGGGCGTGGCCTGGGCAGGGCACTCGTGACGGGAATCGTGGCGGACCTCGACCCCGCGGGCCTCAAGCGCATCCTGCTCAAGGCCTCCCCGGAGGGCAGGGCGCTGTACGAGAAGCTCGGATGGGCACAGGTCAGCGAGCCGGACAGCTGGATGGAGCGACGACGGCCGAGTCCGTGA
- a CDS encoding alpha/beta hydrolase, producing the protein MTTTDKTPIVLIHGLWMTPKSWDTWAEHFRAQGHDVLVPGWPGIDDRTVEDIRANPEALKGIGIRQIVDHYDALIRALPAKPIIMGHSFGGLFTQMLADRGLGVAYVGVTPGQPAGISTLPASTLWTGTPILSNPFGRNGAKPLSKRHFHFTFGNDLTRAESDPIWEQQAVPSYNRVFFEGVGAAFNEKGGASHVDYGRTDRAPLLIITGERDHVVPPAIGRAIVKKYAATGSPAVVDYREFPGRTHRIVSQDGWEEVADFALGWALEHAETARV; encoded by the coding sequence ATGACCACCACCGACAAGACCCCGATCGTCCTCATCCACGGCCTGTGGATGACCCCGAAGAGCTGGGACACCTGGGCGGAGCACTTCCGCGCCCAGGGTCACGACGTCCTCGTCCCGGGCTGGCCCGGGATCGACGACCGCACCGTCGAGGACATCCGCGCGAACCCCGAGGCGCTCAAGGGCATCGGCATCCGGCAGATCGTCGACCACTACGACGCGCTCATCCGTGCGCTGCCCGCCAAGCCGATCATCATGGGCCACTCGTTCGGCGGCCTGTTCACGCAGATGCTCGCCGACCGCGGCCTCGGCGTGGCGTACGTGGGCGTCACCCCCGGGCAGCCGGCCGGCATCAGCACCCTGCCGGCCTCGACCCTGTGGACAGGCACGCCGATCCTGTCGAACCCGTTCGGCCGCAACGGCGCCAAGCCGCTCTCGAAGCGGCACTTCCACTTCACCTTCGGCAACGACCTGACCCGTGCCGAGTCCGACCCGATCTGGGAGCAGCAGGCCGTCCCCTCGTACAACCGCGTGTTCTTCGAGGGCGTCGGCGCCGCGTTCAACGAGAAGGGCGGCGCCAGCCACGTCGACTACGGGCGCACCGACCGCGCACCGCTGCTGATCATCACGGGCGAGCGCGACCACGTCGTGCCCCCGGCCATCGGCCGCGCCATCGTCAAGAAGTACGCCGCGACGGGCAGCCCCGCGGTCGTCGACTACCGCGAGTTCCCCGGTCGCACCCACCGTATCGTCAGCCAGGACGGCTGGGAAGAGGTCGCCGACTTCGCCCTCGGCTGGGCGCTCGAGCACGCGGAGACCGCCCGGGTGTGA
- a CDS encoding helix-turn-helix domain-containing protein yields the protein MTPSNGHDDDRHRVVCHLDDLLAQRGLTLVELAARAGITVANLSVLKNGRARAIRFSTLTALCDALGCTPGDLFSIAVPDGRPRA from the coding sequence GTGACGCCGTCGAACGGGCACGACGACGACCGCCACCGGGTCGTGTGCCACCTCGACGACCTGCTCGCGCAGCGCGGCCTCACCCTGGTCGAGCTCGCGGCGCGCGCCGGCATCACCGTGGCGAACCTGTCCGTCCTCAAGAACGGCCGCGCGCGTGCCATCCGCTTCAGCACGCTGACCGCCCTGTGCGACGCGCTCGGCTGCACGCCCGGGGACCTCTTCTCGATCGCCGTCCCCGACGGTCGACCGCGCGCATGA
- a CDS encoding DMT family transporter → MHVRRSGGSLVLPAAIVAAVSGGIIAAQGQLNGQLAQAGAGSLVAGWFSYVGTLVTTVLVLVLRGRTRRTAQVLRRDARWWWFVVGLCGIPIVLGMAAGIPVVGVALASVSAVAGQTVASLGLDARGVGVPEPIRLTGRRLTAGLTAVAGLAVAVLGGSGAVDGGAVTSIVVGVGLFLSGAVLVGQQAGNGTVTAVAGDPVVAGLTSAAGGTAGITVLLGLAAVSGRLDTVTLPDPVTSWYVYLGGPLGALITIAAAWAVAHLGTFVLTLAVVGGQMVTAMLIDLAGAVGLAWPTVAATVMIGAATVLAVQPRRAITSTSVDVST, encoded by the coding sequence GTGCACGTGAGGCGGTCGGGCGGCTCGCTCGTCCTGCCGGCGGCGATCGTCGCGGCGGTCAGCGGTGGCATCATCGCGGCGCAGGGCCAGCTCAACGGCCAGCTCGCGCAGGCCGGTGCCGGATCCCTGGTGGCCGGGTGGTTCTCGTACGTGGGCACGCTCGTCACGACGGTCCTCGTCCTGGTGCTGCGTGGCCGCACGCGGCGCACGGCCCAGGTGCTGCGACGCGACGCGCGCTGGTGGTGGTTCGTCGTCGGGCTGTGCGGCATCCCGATCGTGCTGGGCATGGCAGCGGGCATCCCCGTCGTGGGCGTGGCGCTGGCGTCGGTGAGCGCAGTGGCCGGGCAGACGGTCGCGAGCCTCGGGCTCGACGCGCGAGGCGTGGGCGTCCCGGAGCCCATCCGACTGACGGGTCGCCGCCTGACCGCCGGGCTCACGGCGGTCGCCGGGCTCGCGGTGGCCGTGCTCGGCGGGTCGGGCGCGGTGGACGGCGGCGCGGTGACCAGCATCGTCGTCGGTGTCGGGCTGTTCCTCAGCGGCGCGGTGCTCGTGGGCCAGCAGGCGGGCAACGGCACGGTGACGGCGGTGGCGGGCGACCCGGTCGTCGCGGGGCTGACGTCGGCAGCGGGTGGCACGGCCGGCATCACGGTGCTCCTGGGCCTCGCAGCGGTCTCCGGCAGGCTCGACACGGTGACGCTCCCCGACCCGGTGACGTCCTGGTACGTCTACCTCGGTGGCCCGCTCGGCGCGCTCATCACGATCGCGGCGGCCTGGGCGGTCGCGCACCTGGGGACGTTCGTGCTGACGCTGGCCGTGGTCGGCGGGCAGATGGTCACCGCGATGCTGATCGACCTGGCGGGAGCGGTCGGACTGGCGTGGCCGACCGTCGCGGCGACCGTGATGATCGGCGCGGCGACGGTGCTGGCCGTTCAGCCGCGGCGGGCGATCACCTCGACGAGCGTCGACGTCAGCACGTAG
- a CDS encoding GNAT family N-acetyltransferase produces MTDDPELATADEVPAIHALRRGLEDWLAARGVDQWPVGSLPYERVAAQVADGQWWVVRDELGLLGTMRLVWTDPDYWGEDDTPALYVHGLMVDRRASGTRLGPALVAWADARARTAGVPWLRLDHRASNEHLDAMYRSWGFEPVRVSDRPGFAVVLMQRPCTP; encoded by the coding sequence GTGACGGACGACCCGGAGCTCGCGACCGCTGACGAGGTCCCCGCCATCCACGCGCTGCGGCGTGGACTGGAGGACTGGTTGGCGGCGCGCGGCGTCGACCAGTGGCCGGTCGGCTCCCTCCCGTACGAGCGGGTGGCCGCGCAGGTCGCCGACGGGCAGTGGTGGGTGGTCCGGGACGAGCTCGGGCTGCTCGGCACGATGCGGCTCGTCTGGACCGATCCCGACTACTGGGGTGAGGACGACACGCCTGCGCTGTACGTGCACGGCCTGATGGTTGACCGCCGCGCGTCGGGAACCCGGCTCGGGCCGGCGCTCGTGGCGTGGGCGGACGCGAGGGCGCGCACAGCGGGTGTCCCCTGGCTCCGGCTCGACCACCGGGCGTCCAACGAGCATCTCGACGCGATGTACCGCTCGTGGGGCTTCGAGCCGGTGCGCGTCAGCGACCGGCCCGGCTTCGCGGTGGTGCTCATGCAGCGCCCCTGCACACCCTGA
- a CDS encoding DUF1254 domain-containing protein, with product MAIHVDVDNFVRAETDRMFAGLQRDSGGVGVLRHNREPAPVDQQTVIRMNRDTLYSFAVVDLAAPAVVTVPDAGGRYLSVMVVNNDHHVSHVLHDPGEHRLTAQDVGTRYALVAVRVLVDPRSPDDVAQVTRVQDGLTIASGSTEPFVLPDYDVPSLDGTRAALLALAAGLHGFDRAFGRADEVDPVRHLIGTAAGWGGLPSSEAVYVGVDPQLPPGWFELRMQDVPVDAFWSVSVYDAAGYFVPDPHGRYSVNSVTGTRAPDGSITVRLVPAGTADLPDSIPVPDGWNYVVRLYRPRPEVRDGSWTPPALVPVAPAAAV from the coding sequence ATGGCGATCCATGTCGACGTGGACAACTTCGTGCGCGCGGAGACGGACCGGATGTTCGCCGGGCTGCAGCGCGACTCGGGCGGCGTGGGCGTGCTGCGGCACAACCGGGAGCCTGCGCCCGTCGACCAGCAGACCGTGATCCGGATGAACCGCGACACCCTCTACTCGTTCGCGGTCGTCGACCTGGCCGCGCCGGCGGTCGTGACCGTCCCGGACGCCGGCGGCCGGTACCTGTCGGTCATGGTCGTGAACAACGACCACCACGTGAGCCACGTGCTGCACGACCCGGGCGAGCACCGGCTCACGGCCCAGGACGTCGGCACCCGGTACGCGCTGGTGGCCGTGCGGGTCCTGGTCGACCCGAGGTCGCCCGACGACGTCGCCCAGGTCACCCGCGTGCAGGACGGCCTCACGATCGCGTCCGGCTCGACCGAGCCCTTCGTGCTCCCGGACTACGACGTGCCGAGCCTCGACGGCACCCGGGCGGCCCTCCTCGCGCTCGCGGCCGGGCTGCACGGCTTCGACCGGGCGTTCGGCCGGGCGGACGAGGTGGACCCGGTCCGGCACCTGATCGGGACGGCCGCTGGGTGGGGCGGGCTGCCGTCGAGCGAGGCCGTGTACGTCGGCGTGGACCCGCAGCTGCCACCCGGCTGGTTCGAGCTGCGGATGCAGGACGTGCCGGTCGACGCCTTCTGGTCGGTCTCCGTCTACGACGCGGCGGGCTACTTCGTGCCGGACCCGCACGGCCGCTACAGCGTGAACAGCGTCACGGGGACCCGCGCGCCGGACGGGTCGATCACGGTGCGCCTCGTCCCCGCGGGCACCGCGGACCTGCCCGACAGCATCCCCGTCCCGGACGGCTGGAACTACGTGGTGCGTCTGTACCGGCCGCGGCCGGAGGTCCGCGACGGCTCGTGGACGCCCCCGGCGTTGGTCCCGGTCGCACCGGCTGCGGCGGTCTGA
- a CDS encoding formylglycine-generating enzyme family protein encodes MSEEDTGVRVQVPGGDVLLSDRRTQRSWTVAVEAFELAAHAVTAGLLAQVGDGPVPEPARAQLPAAGLSWLDAVQACNALSRRDGLTPAYRDEDDADRIVWDRSADGYRLPTEAEWEHACRAGTTGPRYGELDDIAWYRGNSDERPHEVGGKAPNAWGLHDMLGGVWEWCWDVYDAEVYGSYRVLRGGGWFDEPWSVRASVRRRSHPTLRIDDVGFRLARSPR; translated from the coding sequence ATGAGCGAGGAAGACACCGGCGTGCGCGTGCAGGTTCCTGGCGGTGACGTGCTGCTCTCGGACCGGCGCACGCAGCGGTCGTGGACCGTGGCCGTCGAGGCGTTCGAGCTGGCGGCGCACGCGGTCACGGCCGGCCTTCTCGCGCAGGTCGGGGACGGCCCGGTACCCGAGCCCGCGAGGGCGCAGCTCCCCGCGGCCGGGCTCTCCTGGCTGGACGCGGTGCAGGCGTGCAACGCGCTGTCCCGCCGCGACGGCCTGACCCCGGCGTACCGCGACGAGGACGACGCCGACCGGATCGTGTGGGACCGCTCGGCGGACGGGTACCGGTTGCCGACCGAGGCCGAGTGGGAGCACGCCTGCCGGGCCGGCACGACCGGCCCCCGGTACGGCGAGCTCGACGACATCGCCTGGTACCGCGGCAACTCCGACGAGCGGCCGCACGAGGTCGGCGGCAAGGCGCCGAACGCGTGGGGTCTGCACGACATGCTCGGCGGTGTGTGGGAGTGGTGCTGGGACGTGTACGACGCCGAGGTGTACGGCAGCTACCGGGTCCTGCGGGGCGGCGGGTGGTTCGACGAGCCGTGGTCGGTGCGGGCCTCGGTGCGCCGGCGCAGCCACCCGACGCTGCGGATCGACGACGTGGGGTTCCGGCTGGCCCGGTCGCCACGCTGA